The Pontibacter korlensis sequence GCCAAAGTATTGTTTGCGGGTGTTTTCGTTGATCACAGCTACGCGGTTTGCACTCTGCACATCCTGCTGGCTATAGGCATTGCCTTCCAGAAAATTGAAGTCAAGGATGTCCCAGAACTCCTGGTCTGTATACTTGATTTCGAGCGACAGTTTGCGGTTGTTGATATAACTGTTAACCTGAGCAGGCATCGAGTTGATGGATACTTTCTCAGGAGTTTGCAGTGTACGCACGTTGCGGCTGAGGAAGTGGTAGCTGACAGGGCCGCTTCTGGTATGGCCGTCTTCCACTGATTCACGCATCATGTTCACGAACAGCAGGCGGTCTGTGTCCCGCTCTGGCATCTGCGGGCCAAATACATGGTCGTAGAGTGAGGTAGCCACCATAAGCACCATCAACGTGAAGCTGATGCCGAAGAGGCTGATGAAGGTGAAGAACTTGCGTCGCAAGAGCACCTTCCAGGCTATTTTTATATAGTTCTTCAGCACGGCTATACTTGCTGTAGGTTGGCGAACACCTTCGCATCAGATACCTGCTGTCCATCAAAGAAGCGCACCAGGCGCTCGGTTTTCTGGGCCATGTTCTCATCATGGGTCACCATTACGATGGTGGTGCCCTCAGTCTGGTTCAGGGTCAGGAGGATGTTCATGATCTCTTCACCCATTACCGAGTCGAGGTTACCGGTTGGTTCGTCGGCCAGTATGATCTGTGGAAGTCCAATCAGGGCGCGGGCAATGGCTACACGCTGGCGCTGACCCCCGGATAGCTGCGTAGGGTGGTGTTTAGTGCGGGCGCTGAGGCCTACTTTCTCTAAAGCTGACTTGGCCCGTTTGGTTCGCTCAGAGGCGGATATGCCATTACGGTAAAGGAGAGGCAGTTCCACGTTGTCCAGCACGCTCAAATCGTTTACAAGGTGGTAGCTCTGGAAAACGAAGCCTATCTTCTCGTTACGGATGTGCGCCAGTTCTTTGTCTTTGTAGCTCGTGATGAGCTGCCCATCTATCTCTACAGATCCTTTCGTAGGCACATCCAGCAGGCCCATGATGTTGAGTAGTGTAGATTTGCCGCAGCCCGATGGTCCCATAATGGAGAGGAATTCGCCTTTTGGAACCCGCAGGTTCACGTTCTGCAGGGCCACCGTCTCGATAGACTTGGTTTGGTAGACCTTTTCGATGTTTGTTAGCGTGATCATAGTTTTTGAGTCTAAGTCTTTTAGTGTTGATTATTTCTTGGTGATGTCTCTGTTTTGATTTTAGCGTATTTCGTTGCTCCTGCTGGCCAAAGTCTACAGACATGTGTCCTATAAATCTAGTCGAGTTTATTCCTCAATTAGCTCAGCATCCTTCTTGTAATTTTGTAGCTGTAGCTCTTCATAACTTGATGTAAGCTATCCTTTCTAGCTGCAGTTCATCCATAGCTTTACTTCCCATGCGCTGCATCTTTTACTTTGGAGCGCTCAAGCCCGCGAGGGCTCTTCCTCGGGTATCGCGCTGTGTTCCCTCCTGCGCCAAGGCGCTCAACCCAAGGACTGGGGTAAGGTTCGATAGCCCAGCCTTTGCTAACTCCCCCCTTCGAAGGGGCACAGGGGGTGGTATCGTTCCCGAAAATTCCCCTCCTCGGAAGGGTTAGGTTCTTCTGAACAGCTAAAATTACAGCGCTTATGATTTAGAAGCGGCAGCTACAAATTTCCCCACTAGGCCAGGAGTGGTTGTAGTTTAGTATCACACCTCCTCCTCCTGTCTCTGCCACAATTGGCTCCTGTTTTTCAAAGTCATAAAGCGTAAGTTGTCTTAAAGTATAAAAAGCTTCCCAGAACTTGCTGAGCGAGGTGATGTAGGCGCGGCGAGCCTGGTCTTTTTCGGCTAAGGCAATGTTCAAATCCGTAATGCTGATGCGACCGATCAGAAAGGTGCTTTTGGCTATCTCGTAACGCTCTGAGGCAATGGCATCGGCTTCAGCGGTAGTTCTGATGCGGCTCTTCAGGGTGTTATACTGGTTCACCTGTGTCATCACAGCCTGCTCAAAGTTGGTCTCTTCTTGGCTAATAGTATATTCTTCCAGCTGTTGGTTTAGCTGAGCTACTTTGGTTACAGAGCGCTGCCGACCCCAGTCCAGGAGCGGCATGGTAAAGCCGATGCGGGCGCGCTGTTGGTTGTCAGGGCGGTTGTAAATGTCGCTCAGGTCCAGCCCCTGTTTAGTAAGGCCGAAGGTGGCAAATATGCTGGCGTTGAAACCGTTGTCGCCGCGGGCTTTGGCTACCAGGCTCTGTGCCTCCAGTATCCTGCGCCTGAAGTTTATACTTTCTTTGCGGTTCTTTCTTGCCTCAGCAAGAGCTAAAGCTGTAGCTACGGTTGTTTTGGGTATATTTTCCGGCACGTGCAGGTTGAAGGGGTTGCTGTCCTTCAGGCCAATATAGTTGCGTAGGGCTAGTGCCGCAGTCTGCTCATCCAGGTTCGCCTGGGCCAGCGCCAGATCAGAATTCAATACTGCCAGGCGCAGCTGCAGCAGGTCGTTTTTAGACAGGCGACCGAGCTTGTATTTCTCCTGTGCCACCTGGTATAGTGTGTCGTTATTGGCCAGGTTCTTAGCTGCTATACTTTGGTTTACCTGGGCCAGCAGCAAATCAAAGTATAAATTAGTTGCTTTCACGGCAATCTCCTCGCGCTCCTCCACATACTGGCGCTGCGACTCCTCGTAGCGTAGCGGCTCTATCTTCTTGTTCCAGCTCAGAGCGTTATAAGCAAACAGCGGTTGCTCCAATCCAATGATGGCGGGATTGCCGTTGTAGCGGGTCTGGTCCCGGTCAAAGTCGTCGAAGCGCTGCATAAGCGAAGTAACGAAGAGCTTGCCCCCGGTTGGGCTGATAACCTGGCTCAGTGTAAGGCCAAGATCAGTATTGTTGATGGATACAGGCTTAAATTCGATAGTGCCATCAGGTTGTGTTACCGGGTTGATGGTGCGGCTGAAATTGGGCAGCGTACCCTCCAGGCTGAGCTGTGGTCTGTACTCTGATTTAACGCTGCGCCACTTCCAGTAGCTGTTTTCTCGGCTGGTCTCCACCTGTAGCGCCTCTGCCGACTGCGACTGCGCCAAAGCAATCACCTCCTGCAGGCTTAGTTGCCGTGGGGCAGGCTGTGCTATACTTTGGCCACAGTGCAGGGCAAACAGTACAAACAACAAACAATATGGGTAATGCTTTTTCATAGTTCTGCTTTGTGTATCAAGATGTTCGTATCAAGTAGCACGACATGTTGAGGTGTAAATCAGCGGTTCTGGACTTTTGGCTTGCAAACCCGAAAGAGCGAAATTGTGCTGTGGGAGTCATGATACCTAATTCAAGTTTTACCTCAACCGCACCTTTTTCACGTGCTCATAATCCTTCATGTCAGTGATCACGATCACCTCACCGGACTCTACACCGTTTTCCAATTCCACAAAATCTATATTGCTTAAGCCGATTTTGGTAGGCACCTGTACCAGCTCATCCTCGCGC is a genomic window containing:
- a CDS encoding ABC transporter ATP-binding protein, encoding MITLTNIEKVYQTKSIETVALQNVNLRVPKGEFLSIMGPSGCGKSTLLNIMGLLDVPTKGSVEIDGQLITSYKDKELAHIRNEKIGFVFQSYHLVNDLSVLDNVELPLLYRNGISASERTKRAKSALEKVGLSARTKHHPTQLSGGQRQRVAIARALIGLPQIILADEPTGNLDSVMGEEIMNILLTLNQTEGTTIVMVTHDENMAQKTERLVRFFDGQQVSDAKVFANLQQV
- a CDS encoding TolC family protein, translated to MKKHYPYCLLFVLFALHCGQSIAQPAPRQLSLQEVIALAQSQSAEALQVETSRENSYWKWRSVKSEYRPQLSLEGTLPNFSRTINPVTQPDGTIEFKPVSINNTDLGLTLSQVISPTGGKLFVTSLMQRFDDFDRDQTRYNGNPAIIGLEQPLFAYNALSWNKKIEPLRYEESQRQYVEEREEIAVKATNLYFDLLLAQVNQSIAAKNLANNDTLYQVAQEKYKLGRLSKNDLLQLRLAVLNSDLALAQANLDEQTAALALRNYIGLKDSNPFNLHVPENIPKTTVATALALAEARKNRKESINFRRRILEAQSLVAKARGDNGFNASIFATFGLTKQGLDLSDIYNRPDNQQRARIGFTMPLLDWGRQRSVTKVAQLNQQLEEYTISQEETNFEQAVMTQVNQYNTLKSRIRTTAEADAIASERYEIAKSTFLIGRISITDLNIALAEKDQARRAYITSLSKFWEAFYTLRQLTLYDFEKQEPIVAETGGGGVILNYNHSWPSGEICSCRF